From the Pithys albifrons albifrons isolate INPA30051 chromosome 27, PitAlb_v1, whole genome shotgun sequence genome, the window ctgtgccagtggaGGGTGTTGGTGTTGCTGCCAGCTCTGAGCCAgggtgggacaggggagggCTGTGTTTATGACCACAAAAACAAGCCGACAGCTTCAAACAACACGGATGCCGGGATAAAAATATCCTGTGGGCTCCATGCCAGGCCTTGGGCTGCTGGCgccatggggagggacaggacagcagCCAGGCCTGTGCCCAGCCTCAGGAttagccaggctgtgccacctgTCCCCcggctgtccccatgtccccagggaccctcagtCCAATGCCCACATGGCACGGGGTGTTGTGGCAGGacattcctcctgctgctgccgtgccagggcagggctgtggggtcGGAGCTCCGGTGGATCCCTGACCTCGAGGGCAAAGGCTGGGGCCTGGGTTTGCTTAGGGAGGAAACACGTGCTGGCTGGGAGAGGTTTTTAGCTGCTGCCTCAGTGGCTGAGGAGCATGGAGAGGGGTGAGGAGCCACAAAGGGGTTTGTGTCCCACCCCACCTCCAGCCTCAGGTGCGAGGCCATTTGGGGACTGTGGGATCCATCCCTGCCACTCTGCCATGGTTTGAGGACAGGGGGGAGAGCCAAGTCCCCAAACTCATACCCACCATCCCGTCCCCAGCGTGGGAGCTGCCCTGTCCCCCCCCCAGCCAGGCCACACCCCAACTGCAGACAAAGTTGTcacctccctctccccagaCCCTGCTGGTGACACTGGAAGGTCAGTGACACCCCCCCTTCTCCTGTCCCCTTTGGTGCTGACACGTGGGCAGGGAAGTGGCTCCTTGGTGCTTTCTGGGGCCTCGTGGAGCATCTTTGTCTGTCCCCCTCCCTGTTTTAGGCATAGGCGGGTGGTCCCGGCCCGCGCTGACGCCGTGGGTGTTTTTAGTGTCCTGTTTTTCTGAGCTTTCAGCGTTTTCTTCCAGGCTCTTCTCTCAGGAGagagagaactgaagctgaACAGGGAAACCACGcactttcctccctccttcccagcccacaggtccctctgtcccctctgcagtgtccccactgctggtggggctggaggCAGAGTGGGGTGACCTGGTGCCTCTCCCAGTGACATCCcgcaggagcagcaccaggacacAGCTCCTTGGAGCTGCAcctccccatcccattccaggctggcagggaagaGAGCTCCcttttgggtttggattttggttttggttgttttttttcccttgttaaCATTTTTAAGGGCaaactggtgtgtgtgtgccgtTCGTACTGGTCATGTCCCCACCCTGCTTGTTTCCATGACTGGATTTTAGACGGTTCCCAGCACTAATAAAGGTTTTCCTCTGCCGATGTTTGTGTGGCTCAGGTCCTGTCGAGGCAGCTGCTCCTTTGTAGGGGGGGACGTGGCCTCCCTCGGGGGTGCCAGGGGCACAGGCACCCCCCACCAGTGCTGCAGCCCCCCGCAGCAACCAGCACAGGGAGTGCTGTCCCAGGAACACGGGCACGGAGTGGCAGGCGTGGGGCGGGAGCCTGTGTGGTGTGAAACCCTGTGGGGGGATAAGCAGTGACACCCCCGTGTGTGtccccacccctgtgccccccagtgccccccggCAGCTCCACACCTGGGTGAAGAACTGGTGGTCCAGCACGTCCCTGAGGCTGGGCCGTGCTGCAGGGTTGGGGTCCAGCATGAGGGTGATGAGGGCCCGGGCCCggggggagagctgggggggcagCGGGTACAGAGCCCCCCGGATGCGCCGGTACAGCTCCAGCCTGTGGGGTGCCTCGAATGGGGGGTGACCAGTCAGGGCTGTGTACCTGGAGGGGtccagctgctctgtggggccAGGACATACCCTGTCCTCCTTCCAGCCCCCTAACCTTCTCCCAGACCCCCATCCCCTTTCCAGCCCCCTGACCTCCTTCCAGACCCCCATCCCCTTTCCAGCCCCCTGACCTCCTTCCAGACCCCCATCCCCTTTCCAGCCCTCTGACCTCCTTCCAGACCCCCATCCTCCCTCCAGCCTCCTTCAgcctccctccagctctctcttctccctcccaTGTCCTCatcctccctccagctccccaccTTGTCCTTCCTCCAGACTCTTTGTCCTCTATCCATTTCCCCCcatcctccctgcagccccctcggcctccctccagcccctctccccatCCTCCACCTCTCTCCCCATCCTCCCTCCAATCCCCCTTAcagggcacatcccagggcCCAGATGTCCGAGGGCACGCCGTGTCCCCTGCGGTCCAGCACCTCCGGGGCCAGGTAACTGGGTGTCCCACAGAGCGCCCTGGGTTGGGGGCAAACAGGCTGAACCCCTGCCCAGGAGCCCCCCGGGGACATGGGCAGGGTGAcccccctcctggcagcccCCTCACCCCCAGCGCTGTCCATCTGGAGCCGCCCCCCGTGCCAGCCCCAGGTCCCCGATCTTCACCTGCATCTTCTCCGTCACCAAGAAGTTGCCTGTGGAGGGAGATGAGCAGAGTGGGGCTGGTGTGGGTCACCCCAAACCACCCTGGGTCATCCCCCTGTGGATGCCCCACGCACTCAGCTTGAGGTCCCGGTGCACGAGGCCATGTCCGTGCAGGTAGTGCAGCCCCGAGATCACCTGTCGCAGGTAATACCGAACCTCCGGCTCCCGCAGCCGGCCCCGGGCACGCAGGATGTCGGCgagggactggggacagagCGGGGACAGAGTGAGAGGGACGGGACAGAGCGGGGACAGAgtgagagggactggggacagagCGGGGACAGAgtgagagggactggggacagagcagggacagagtgagagggactggggacagagCGGGGACAGAgtgagagggactggggacagagCGGGAACAGTgaggagggactggggacagagcagggacagaggagaaAGGGAACAGTGAGGAGGGTCTGGGGACAGAGTGAAGGACCAGCCTGGGCCCTGCTGAAGCCCTGGCCGGGGATTTGGGTGCATTGCTTGGAGTGCAGGTGCCTGGTTTCAGGGTGCAGGTGCCGGGTTCGGGGTGCAGGTGCCGGGTTCGGGGTGCAGGTGCCCGGTTTGGGGGTGCAGGTGCCCGATTTGGGGGTGCAGGTGTCCAGTTCGGGGTGCAGGTGCCCGGTTTGGGGGTGCAGGTGCCCGGTTCGGGGTGCAGGTGCCCGATTTGGGGGTGCAGGTGCCCACTCACCCCGCggctgcagagctccagcagcaggtaGAGGTGGCTGCGGTCGACGAAGTGCCCGTGCAGGCGGACAATGTGCCGGTGGCTCAGGTgactgtgcagctcctgctcccgcTCCACCTGCACCGACACGAGCCCGGCAAACCCCCCGGGGGAACCCTCGGGGtctggggacccccagcagaCACCCCAGGGGGATTGAAACCCACCCAGGACggggcaagggcagggctggggggctctgcagggtcCCCATGGGTATTGTCCCCCCGTCCCTGAGGACTGTCCCCTCCCGGACTCACCCTCGCCCCGATGCCCACCGCAGTGAGCCGGGCTCGGGGGATGACCTTCACTGCATAGACCCTGCCACTGGTCACCTCTGTCACCTGGTAGCAGCACCCAAAGGTGCCCTGCGAGGAAGATCCCATGGGAATgggcagcccagcacagagtggGGACAGGAGAGGGTCCCGGGTGCCGGAGTGCCCACACACGTGCCCTTCCTTCTGCTGTGGCTCAGTCCGTGTCACccccatgcctcagtttcccctcccTAGAGGGGAGGTGGTGGGTCCCCCTCAGAGCAGGACACCTCGGGGacccctgcagccctggggggtCCGAGTGTGGGACCCCCTCGGGGTGCCCAGTGGGGAGGGGGTGCTGGCTGGGGTGAGGGGCTGTTCAGGGGTGCAGGGAGGGGCATTTACCTGTCCCAGGAGCCGTCCCCGCTTGTAGATCATCCCGCTTCCCACGTCCTCGATGTACCAGCCGGGGGACTCAGCCCGTGCCTGCCTCAGGACCATCCTGCCCGCTCTGCTCTGCGGTGGGGACACCCCAAGGGACGCCCACACCCCGACACTGTAACCCCTTCAGCTCCAGCATGGGGGTGCTCGTGGGACCCAAGGGTGCTGGGTGCCCCCCTCGCACCCAGCGCTCTGGCAGCCCAAGACCCCCTCAGAAGACCTCGATCATGGAGGAGGGACCCCCAGTGGGAACAACCCCCTCCGGGATGCCCAGCACGGGGGGGTCCCGGATCAGGATACAACCGTGTAGGGGGGCGGTCCTACTGActcttcccttctgctgctggggctggtggggtcCCGGGAGGGCGCAAGAGTAGAGAAACAGCATCTGTGCCCCACCGGGACCCCACCAGCCGCCCCCACCCCGACCGCCGGAGCTCCGGGCCCCGAAGGGTTAACGGGCGGCCGGGGAGGGCTGGGCGCACCTTTGGGGCTGGATATTAATAACGCGGCGGGGAGGGACGGGAGGCGAACCGGGACGGGGGGGGGAAGCCTCGCCCGGCCCCCCCGGAGCTGCGCAGGCGATGCCCGGTCCTGCCGGGTCccccccgctcccgccgccgggACGCCGAGCCGGGACTGAGCCCGCCGGGACGCCGCGGACGGGGGTCTGCATGGCCggggggagctgtgggggcgGCTCGGTGCCTCGCAGGGGACTCCTCGGCGCTGGGTAAGGTCCTGATTTCTGCTTAACCCCTCGCGGGACCCCCAGCCCGCACTCCCACGCACCCGTGGAGCTCCTgcggggaaactgaggcacgcGGTGCCCCCCGCGCTGCCCAGCGGGGTCTGGGCATCACCCGACCCTCGGTGGGGTCCGGACTCACCAACACCACCCTCGGAGCGACGGCACCGCGACCCCCTggccccttcccctgccctgccggGGGGTACGCAGAGTCGCGACCCTCCCGGTTCCCCTGGAAGCTGCGCGGCGGGAAGGAACAGGCTCGGCCGCGGGATTCCCCGACACGGGGCTGGGACCTCGGCACCCCCTCTGCACCCCTCCGGAACCGCCCGCACCCCTTTGCACTCCCGGCACCTCCCTCACCCCTCCCAGCACCCCCCACGCCCCCGGGCTGGGCGCTCTGGGGGGCTCCAGGACCAGGCGCTTTTTACCGCGGGGGGCCCCCCGTTGTCCCCCACACTGCTCGCCCCACGGCGGGGCCGGATCCGGACCGGGGAGCGGCGCGGAGCCCCAGCATGCAGGTCTGGTCCTGTCCCGGCAGGCAGCGATCCCGGCCCGGCGCCCGCCGCGGGGCCCTGGGGGTGGCGGGGCCGTCGCCCATCCCGGTGCCGCGTGGGCACGTGTTTGGGACACGGCGTCACCCACCCGGGGTCACCCACCCGCCTGGCCCCACTGGGGGCACCAGACCCCAcgcccctgccctggggaccctccCGCTGGGTCTGGTCTTGTCCTTcgtctctcctccttccccctccccgcGGGCAGTGGCCCCGCTCCAGCAGAGACGCCAGGGTGTGGGGACACCCCACTGCCACCCCCTGCTCCCTGGGGACGGGGGGCTCAGGGCTCTCTGCTCCACAGGTGCCGGCGGCCGTGGCGGCTCCTGCTCCTGGCCTGGCTCAGCCTGGTTGGCACAGCACAGGTGAGGGGTGTGGGGCACATGGTGGCACCCCTGGGCCTGCTTGACCCTGACCACCGTGCTGATTGTCACCTTCCTCACTCAGgacccagcccagggcacaccagCGAGGGTCCCCgagcccccagcccctgctcggCCCCGCCGACAGCTGGCCCAGGGGACCTGGGGGTCTTGGGGAccctggagctcctgctccAGTTCCTGCGGGGATGGCGTCGCCCTCCGCACCCGGAGGTGCCTGCGGTGAGTGGGGGAcgggggtcccagccccatgACAGAACCCAAACCCCACACAGCACCCAAATCTCTTGGCACGGCTCTGCCACCACCTCCCACATGTCCCTGAGGACCCTCAGCACCGCGTGGGGGGACCTGGAGCTTCGTGGCTCCACGCTGGGGTGCAGCTCTGGCAGGATGAGGGACATCCTGGGACATCCTGGGACATTGGgggcccagctcctgccttgctGTGGGGACGTGTCACTCCCGGTGGTGGCTTGGTGGCATGGTGGCACTGGAGATGGGGGGTCGCTGTGGCGAACGGGGGGCACAGGCAGGTCTGCTCAGGGGGTCCCTGGCCCGGTCCCACCGCGCTGACGCTGTAACTGCAGGACCACCAAGGAGGAGCCGTGCACAGGCGACCCGCGGCAGTACCggctctgccagctccaggtGAGCGCTGGGAGGGCCACGGCACTGATGTAGCTGGTCCCAGTCCCCATCCCGGCCCGCGGGCTCCATCCTGCCACTCCCATAGGACTGTCCCAGCGGCTCCGTGCCCTTCCGGGCCATGCAGTGCTCCCTCTATGACAACAAGCCTGTCCTGGGCACCTCTGCCCGGTACCGCTGGGTGCCCTTCCACGGAGGTGAGTGCTGGGGTAGTGACGGCATCCCGGGGCTGACAGGGGGCCACGGCTGCCCATGGTGGCACCCCCATCCCTTCTCACCCCGCTCCATCAGCCCCCAACCTCTGTGACCTCAACTGCCTGGCCGAGGGGCACAACTTCTACTACAGCTTTGGCCGGGTGCTGGACGGGACACGCTGCAGCCCCGGCTCCCCAGACCTCTGCATCAGCGGGCGCTGCCtggtgggtgtgcagggccGGGACCCCCTGGGACCCTCAGTGCTGACCCCTCACACTGAGGCAGCATCTGGGGTCCCACAGAGCGTGGGCTGTGACGGGATCCTGGGCTCGGGCCCCCGCCCCGACGCCTGCGGCCACTGCGGCAGCGGCCACGGCTCCTGCCTCTTCGTGCACCGGCTGTTCCAGGGCACGGACCCCTCCTCCGGTGAATGAACCATTGCCCCGGCCCCCTCCATGGGTGAATGCTTTGGCTCTTGGCTCTCCTGTCCTCCCATCCCCAGTCTGTGTCCCCAAGGCATTGCCTGGatcccctgtccccctgtctctctccatctccccCATTGTCCCTgatccctccctgtccccaacacacagggacagggacagtgggcTCAAAGCAGCCCCATCATCGGGGTGACTTGGCCTCATTGCAGAAGGTGTTGCTCCTctggggtgggtgggagggtctctggggtccccaagggtGATCAGGGGTCCCTGAGGACACCCAAAGTCCCTGTGTCAATATCCAGTATCCATGGggtgctgcccatgctgtggggACAGTGATTCCAATAGGGCAGACAGCCCTGGATGGCACCCAACAGCCACTGTGAGCTGCCCTCAATGTCCCAGCATGTGGGGCCCGGCTGGGTTAATGCCCCAGACCTGGATCCCCATTGTGGcccatcccctcctgcccttTTCCCCCAGGATGTCCCCTCgggtcctgccccagctctgccctgactCTGTCCCCCTGACAGGATATTTTGGGTACATGAATGTGACCAAGATCCCGGCTGGTGCCACCCACATCAAGGTGACGGATAAGAGCCGCAACTACCTGGGTAGGATGTGAACTGCCTTTATCCCAGTGAGCCCCAACCTATCCCAGTTTGTCCTGGCtggtgccagctgtgggtctggccagggcagggcagggggtggccgTGTCATTCCATGCTGTTATCCCGGGTTGTCTCATGTTGTCCCACATCGTGCCGTGCCGCTCCCTCGCTCAGATGCTGTTTTGAGCATCCCGGGGTCAGTGAACTCACAGGCGCTCGGGGCAGTTTTCCAGAGGCTGCAGCCGTGGtttttgggaagggctgagctggagcagggccagactGGCCACCACAGACCAgaaccaggacccccagccccattccccatgcagctgcagccccatcCCCCACTGGCAACAGGGTCTGAGAGTTTGGGGGTGCGTGGGGGGTTGCACACCAGGGTTTGGCTCTGGCTTGGGCCCAAAGCCAAAATCTTACAAGAAAGCAGATTCCCCGGAGCCCCGACCGCGGCTCTGCCGGCCCAcgctgccctccctgtgctgggagaggccTCTGGTGGGGACCCAGGCAGGGGGTCCGGGGGGGCTGTGCGGTGCTCGGGTCGGACCcgctccctcctgcagcactgatGACGAGTGACGGGCACTACGTGCTCAACGGGGACTGGTCCATCGCCTGGCCCGGGCCCTACGAGGCCGCCGGCACCCGTCTGACCTACACCCGGGCCCCCGACGGCACCGAGAGCCTGGAGGCTCCAGGGCCCACCAGCCAGGACCTGCATGTGATGGTGAGGGGCGTGGGGGGAACACGAGGATGGGGgcagccacccccagcccccatcgctgccctcagcactgcccctgccaccccaggtcctgctgcaggagcccaACCCTGGCATTGAGTACGAGTTCTGGCTGCCCCacgggcacccccagcccagccatgggGACACCAGCCCCTtgaggcagccccagccccgggggGCTGGCAGCCCCCCACCCCAGGAGCCCCTGCTCAcctcagcccctgtgctgccccctcAGCCTGGGGGCTCTGCAACGGAGCCACCGCCAAGGAGACCCCCAGGCTGGAGCCTGGATCGGGCTGCTGCAGGTACCTGCTCCCCTCGAGGGTCCCCATAACCCCCTGCACCCCTGCTCGCTGTTGCAGGAGGGGTCCCAGAAAGCCCAGGGATAGGAATGAGAGGGGGGGCCCTAAAATGGGCCCTAAAAACCCTCTCTAGGACTCTCAGGcgctccctgtgtccctctctgCAATCTGGACCCCCATGCGCCCTCCCAAGGCTGCGGGAGGGGGTCTTGGGGGTCAAGagtccccctgtgccccctaAATTGCTGCAGCTTTGTCCCCACAGGACGATGCGGGAGGTGCCGCCCGGCCAAGGGACGTTCCCAGCGCATCCAGCACTTCTGCCAGAGCGACTTTGGTGAGCTCCAGGCGGGAGGGGCTCGGGGTGCTGTCGGGGGCGGGACAGGGCTCAGGGCGATGCCAGGAACAGTGCCGGGATGGGAAGGGGCTCAGGGTGCCCCATGCTCACCCCACAGTGTTCCATGGCCGGATCCTGGCGCAGCGCTTGGTGGGGCAGGAGACGCGCTACGAGGTGGAGGTGAAGACGCCGTATCGGCGCCGCTTCCCGCTGGTGTCCCGGGAATACCTGTGGGTGCCCAACACCTGCGGGTGCCCCCCGCTGCGGGAGGGCGGCGAGTACGTGCTGATGGCGCGGCGGCACGTGAACCACGAGCACACCCTGAACCGCATCCTGCTGCAGGACGGCGGCTACGCCCGGCCCTGGACGCCCCGCGAGGGCCGAATGGTGCGGGACGCGGCGCGGCACTGCCCGCAGCCCCGGCCGCCCTgagccccgccgcccccgggaTGGGACCCCGAGGGCGAACCCGGTGCTCCTGCCGTGCACCGAACCTTTCCCGTGCCTGTGGATggacctccagggacccccccatCCCGCCCTCAGCGCCGTGCCGGGCATCTCTCCGTCCTTGGGGTCCACGTGTTGGAGAAGGGGGTGGTGAAGAGCGAtagtaatttattatttttgcagaaaataaaccTGTTTATCCCCTCTCTCTGTTCCGGGGTGATGAACTACCCGATGTGCCCTTTCCTGGCTGGAGCCGGCACAAGGGGATCTCCTCTGTGTCCCTACGGGCAGGGGGTCCCCCTGAGTGTCCCCGTGCAGAGCCTCTGGAGCGGCTCCCGCCCCGCagcgtgtccctgtccccgatGGCCCCGCGCCAGACTCTCCCTGCCGGGGTCGGGGACCTCCCGCTTATCTCCCTTCCGGCGGAGGCGGGCGGGTCCCTCTCCCCGTGCCGGAGCCCCCTCGCCCGTAACCCAACCCGCGGGGCCCACGCGGGGACGGGATGtgactgggggcactggggcacCCCGGGGGGCATTGCCCGCTTGGGGGTCCCTTGGGGGTCTTGCGCCTGTTGGGAGATGGGTTTGGAGCTgatgccagggaagggctgagacCTCCCAGCTCGTGTCGCTGGTGGCTGTTCCCAAACTGGGGTAGCCGTGAGGTCACAGGGGCGGGTGCCCTGGGGTGCCCCAAGTGGCCGCTGCCAGTCCTGGAGGGTTCTGGTCACATCGGGCAGTTCATCACCTCGGGACAGACATGAGCCCTGGGGTCACCTGGCGGTGCCCAGTAACaagccccagctgctcccagtaAAGCCTGAGTGATTCCAGGTGCTCCGGGGTGACTGGGGCAGGAAAGGTGCCTCCACCCTGTGAAAGTGCTCTCTCTCATCTCCCTCCTTGTCGAGTTGGGGCTGTTGTGAGGGTTGCCCCTGGGTAGGGTGAGTGTTCTGGTGCCGTGCCGTGCTGTGCCCTTCTCGGGGGAAATCTCAGCCATGGCAGGTTTGGGGCTCTCGACCCCCAAGGCTGGGCCTCGTACTCGGGCCAAGAGCCAGCAGAGAGATGGGGAGCAGGGGAAGCATGTCCCGTGGGGCTGGGAGCGTGTCCCGTCTTCCCCTGCCACCCCCGGGAAGGGGCGGCTGGTCCGGCGAGGGCTCGAGCAGGAGAGTCCCAGCCCAGCGTCTGCTCCCCACTGCCCCGGGGGAAGCGGTGagtgtgtccctgccctgggaaaaTCCCTGTTTCGGGAAAGCTGGGCTGCGCCGGCCATGCTGACAGGACCACTCTTCCCCACAGATCCTGAGACCCCTCTGTcactgtcctgccctgggggctccTACTTCTCAGGGCACCCTGAGGATGAGTGCTGGGAcctcactgtccctgcagcccccagtcTGTGAGTATGTGGGGGGGTTACCCCGCAGCCCTCACCCTGTCAGGATGTGTTTGGGTGTCCCTATGACCCCTCAGCACCACTGACATGCTGCTTTCCCCCTGCCAGGCTGACTCCTGGGGTACTGACCCCCAGGACGGATACTCCCCGGAGGACTCGGAGCACTCTGGAGCACACCCTGGTCCTGGAGCTGGtgagctgggggggctgagggggctgcagccctgggggctgggggctgaCTCTGCTCTCTGCCCCCAGGATgggatcctgctctgctcctccataCTTGCCAACAGGCAGGATGACACCATGACCACCTTCACCTTGAGCTTCCAGGGAATTTCCTACATGGTGGGTGGATCAGTGTTGGGACACAGCAATGGGGTTGGGACAGCTGGTGCTGGGTCTTGAGGGGTGTtggtgggggctgtggggtggaaGATCCACACCATACATGTGGCCTCTGTGCCAATGTTCCTTCCTTGTAGATTGAGGGGAAAGAGCCCTGAAATCCTATGGGAGAGGGTGTGTGGGGGGGTGCCCAGATCCTACCTGGGAGACTGAACATCCCTTGGGGGTCACCTTGGTGTTGAGATGTGGGTGCTGGTGGTTTTCCAAGATGCTGTTCCCTTCCAGATCCACGTGAAGCTGCGTCCACACGTGCAGCAGTTCCTGGAGAGCCTTTCCAAGACCTATGAGGTACCTGGAGGCCCCAGAGTTGGGTGGGGTGACACCTCACTGGGGTAAGGGGGACCTGGCAGCCCACCCAGGGGTCTTCACCTGCTCCCCCAGATCTTCATCTACACCACTGCAAAGCAGGACTATGCCAAGAAGCTCCTGGATGTGCTGGACCCCAGGAAGAAGCTGATCAGGTGATGGTGCTGGTGGGACCCTGCTGGGGGATCCCCTgtgtggcagggatggggtcCCCACAACTCTGTCTCCCCTCCAGGTACTGCCTCTCCCAGTCAGACTGTGTCTGCTCCAAGGGCTGCTACTGGAAGGACCTGACCCGCCTGGGCACGGACCTGGCCAAGACGGTGGCCCTGGATCACACCATCCAGAGCTTCCCTGCCCAGGTACGGCAGTGCTGGCTCTGAGGGAGGGAAGTCTGTGTGTCCTGGCCTCCTGGGAGCACAACAGCTTGATGGGTCCAGCGTTCTCCCTCCCCCCAGGCTGCCAACTGGATCCCAGTGCCTCAGTGGTGTGGGGACCCACaggatgaggagctgctgcgCCTTGTGccactgctgggacagctgggcCGGGCGGTGAGGACACggggctggggtgggaatgGGTATCCCGggctctgggcacagccctccctACTCTGTCTCTCCCACACAGGAGGATGTTCGCCCTGAGATCCAGAGGCAATTccatccctgccagctgccCACCAAGGACTAGACCAGGCTGGtctgggggagcagggggggGAAAGCCCCTTGGAGAGGCCATGGAGAAGCCACACTCTGGCGCATTGAGCTCTAACTTGACCTGCAGTACTGGACTGAGTGGTTGCCTTGGGATTCTCCCTTAGTGTTTGCAAGGATTCCAGCTCATTCCAGGGCTCAGGGTCCCCCTGGGAACAGCCCCACATTCTCCACTGCCTTTGGAAACAAAgtttccatccctgctccctcttctcTGTGTTCTGTAAGGTCCAGCCAAGGGTTTTCATGGGTTATTATACATTTGAAGAAAGATCTGGCTCTCTCCTTTAATTCCTAAAACTTCAGCTGAGCAAACACACTGTGCTtgggatggcacagctgggaagggggGAACACAAACCACATTCCCCAAGTCCTGGGGCAGTCCAGGGTCCTGGCGTGGGGCCGGTGGCCCCGGAGGgccccagctggcagctctccctgtcccagccctgcgCAGTGCCAcgtgccagggcacagctgccactgtgctgctgccagtcccCGTGGGACAGCGAGGACTAGGGGTCTTTGCCCCCTCTCACTGCTGTGGTGGGGGCAGCAGGGTGTCTGGGGGGTTCAGCCACCCTGGGATCCCTTTTTTTAAGGCCTAAAAGTTGCTGGTGAACAGGGATTTGGGGGGTGAACAGGAATTGGGGGACTGTGGAGTGGATCTGGGCTgtcttctgctgcctctgctccgtTGGAAGCCGCGTGGGCTTGtggctgagctcctgctgtgGCCACCTGGGTGCAGCTGTTTGGACACACATCACATctcatccctctgctcctgggaaaGGGCACAGGGCTCCTGGCCCCTCTGAAAATGCTCAGGTCCCTGGGGGCATGGAGGgatgaggaggggaaggggagacaccaccctgtccctgtgcagagctggacacagggtgggatcagcccaggcactgctgggaagggagatcACCCTTATTCATAGAGGGTGGTCCAGGAAGGCAACAACCAGTTTATTTTGGAAGCCAGGCAAGATCCCAGCGGTGTCCCcggctgtgtctgtgcagcctgggctggtgtcACTCTGTcctcccagcctggggacagcaggaagTGCCTTTCCCAGCACGAAAGGCCACCCAGTACGTGGGGTAGAGGACACCTGCGAGGACCAGAGTGCTGCAGACCAGGA encodes:
- the LOC139683311 gene encoding inactive serine/threonine-protein kinase PLK5-like encodes the protein MVLRQARAESPGWYIEDVGSGMIYKRGRLLGQGTFGCCYQVTEVTSGRVYAVKVIPRARLTAVGIGARVEREQELHSHLSHRHIVRLHGHFVDRSHLYLLLELCSRGSLADILRARGRLREPEVRYYLRQVISGLHYLHGHGLVHRDLKLSNFLVTEKMQVKIGDLGLARGAAPDGQRWGALCGTPSYLAPEVLDRRGHGVPSDIWALGCALYTALTGHPPFEAPHRLELYRRIRGALYPLPPQLSPRARALITLMLDPNPAARPSLRDVLDHQFFTQGFTPHRLPPHACHSVPVFLGQHSLCWLLRGAAALVGGACAPGTPEGGHVPPYKGAAASTGPEPHKHRQRKTFISAGNRLKSSHGNKQGGDMTSTNGTHTPVCP